A stretch of the Terriglobales bacterium genome encodes the following:
- a CDS encoding twin-arginine translocase TatA/TatE family subunit, whose amino-acid sequence MFEGLFQPTHLLVILVLCLLIFGPKKLPELGKGLGEGIRGFREGMKDQGKATPEATDDVSKTESK is encoded by the coding sequence ATGTTTGAAGGTTTGTTCCAACCCACCCACCTGCTGGTCATCCTCGTGCTTTGCCTGCTCATCTTTGGCCCCAAGAAGCTTCCCGAACTGGGAAAGGGCCTGGGCGAAGGCATCCGCGGCTTCCGTGAAGGCATGAAGGATCAGGGCAAGGCTACGCCGGAAGCGACGGACGACGTCAGCAAGACCGAATCGAAGTAG